Proteins from one Shewanella pealeana ATCC 700345 genomic window:
- the chrA gene encoding chromate efflux transporter, with the protein MFQIFLRFFSLGLVSFGGPAAHIGYFRQTFVQELNWLDDKHYGSLVALSQFMPGPGSSQVGFAIGYHRGGLLGAVAAFVGFTLPSFILLFLLAVTSSQWLDYSFTQGIIHGLKLLAVVVVADAIWIMFKQFCQRKQAKLLMVTSCVIILLQPSMLMQFGLLIAAALVGRYYLSGLPGEQVQTPEAAQPSVKLNFFWLSIFCGLLIASLVMIGLSKQAGIGSLTELFSQFYQVGSMVFGGGHVVLPLLQQSVGDAVSSDQFLTGYALAQAVPGPMFALAAFLGAEIWVQQPLVGALVATLAIFLPGFLLMLVALKSWHAISARPQVTGAIAGVNACVVGFLLAALYNPIFISAVLSPLDMALVVLGFGLFKIFKPNIFILVAGFGVTGALIGAFAG; encoded by the coding sequence ATGTTTCAAATTTTTCTTCGTTTCTTTTCGTTAGGCCTAGTGTCATTTGGTGGACCTGCGGCGCATATCGGTTACTTTAGACAGACCTTTGTGCAAGAGCTTAACTGGCTCGATGACAAACACTACGGCAGCTTGGTCGCATTGAGTCAATTTATGCCTGGGCCGGGTTCAAGCCAAGTCGGCTTTGCCATAGGTTATCACCGTGGTGGATTATTAGGTGCAGTCGCAGCCTTTGTTGGATTTACGCTTCCCTCGTTTATCTTGCTGTTTTTACTGGCGGTGACCAGTAGCCAATGGCTGGATTACTCTTTTACCCAGGGCATCATTCATGGCCTCAAATTATTAGCCGTGGTCGTGGTGGCAGACGCTATCTGGATCATGTTTAAGCAGTTTTGTCAGCGCAAACAGGCCAAGCTGTTAATGGTGACGAGCTGCGTGATTATCTTGCTGCAGCCTTCGATGTTGATGCAATTTGGTTTGCTGATAGCTGCTGCATTAGTGGGACGCTACTATCTATCGGGGCTGCCTGGCGAGCAGGTTCAAACTCCAGAAGCAGCCCAGCCAAGCGTTAAGCTTAACTTCTTCTGGTTGAGTATCTTCTGTGGATTATTGATTGCATCTCTGGTGATGATTGGCTTGTCGAAGCAGGCGGGCATTGGGAGTTTAACTGAGCTGTTTAGCCAGTTTTATCAAGTAGGCAGTATGGTGTTTGGTGGCGGGCATGTGGTATTGCCACTGTTGCAGCAAAGTGTCGGCGATGCCGTCAGTAGTGACCAATTCTTAACGGGTTACGCCTTAGCTCAGGCCGTGCCGGGGCCTATGTTTGCCCTCGCGGCGTTTTTGGGCGCAGAGATCTGGGTGCAACAACCGCTCGTTGGTGCCTTAGTCGCGACTCTCGCTATCTTCTTGCCGGGTTTTTTATTGATGCTGGTGGCGCTCAAAAGCTGGCATGCCATTAGCGCTAGGCCACAGGTGACAGGCGCAATCGCGGGTGTGAATGCCTGTGTGGTGGGGTTCTTGTTGGCGGCGCTTTATAATCCAATATTTATCAGTGCAGTACTATCGCCACTCGATATGGCCTTGGTAGTGCTAGGTTTTGGTCTGTTTAAAATCTTTAAGCCGAATATCTTTATCTTAGTGGCAGGCTTTGGTGTTACTGGCGCGCTTATCGGTGCGTTTGCTGGCTAG